The Malus sylvestris chromosome 14, drMalSylv7.2, whole genome shotgun sequence genome segment aatataatacctACAAGTAAAATACATTAAGCAATGATGCATGTTAATTATAAATATGAATATTtcatataggtagataaataaaattaatctgtgatataggttgattataaaaaaatttataaatggcGTTTGGAgcagaagaacaaaaaataacccaaaaaaaggaaataattaaagaaataattgagaagaaattaatttttataataaatcttatcaataaataatacttattgaaaataaaataatcctaaatttAAGAGATTGAACTTATTTTAAGAAACTGGGCTATTTCTAATATTGGTTAAAAACAAATTAGACTTATATCAAGTTTAGTACTACAAGTCAAACTTGCCCAAGAAATCTAAAAAGTCGGTTGATGTATTATGGAAtccagatcctctttgtgaggatctcgagGATCCGTGAATCATATtagttcatcgtacatcatgcggtcagaaattattttaaatattttcatttaaaattaatacCAACAGTACCTGACAACAATTGACCGACGATATATGATAAATAGACATGATTTACGGATTCCTATAATCTTCTCCGAAGAGAATCCTGATGGTGTATCATGTGTCCAAACACTCGGCTGGTCCCCTTCCAAGTCCACTCAAGAAGTCATCAAGTTGCCTCTAAGCTTTTCATAtattgtttggattcataaccTGCTTTTCAAAAacggaaaactaataaaaaaaagtttgaaaactttgagttttaacgataatgataaaataaagggtaaaatgaatagtaccaggattgactttctagtgtaaaaatatgatttttcgttaaaatgaacaatatcgggagtttttcgttaaagttccctttcaAGAAAGTGACGTGATTGTTTTTATTGCTTATACGTATAAACAGtttgatattttaaaaaaaaatacttgaaaatgtGTCATGTGATGAGACATACTAACATAAATATATTGTTATTATATGTTAGAATCTCTTCTAAAATATATGACTGTCAGGTATTAATTTTAAGTGTATCCTTATCTCACAATGGAAAATTTTGCAAGTCTTTTTACTATATGATCTGCTATTTTCACGTTTAATCATCCATTGAATCTGGGTACCTGATCACGATTAAGTGCTAATTAAATCCCCTCTGTTCTTAAACTTCTTGTGTGTGTATTTCTACatgttcttgttttttttttttttttttttttttttggaaagttCTACATGTTCTTGTTTGGGTTGATTCCCAAATGAATTATTGGAGGTGGGTAGtcttataatatttttataacTTCACTTCTCTTGTATtataaataaagtaaaataCATGTATCAAAATGCAGCTTCTTTGTCAAACTGAAGTATATGTAAGGAAAGTGATTGAAATTACAAAGGTGACTGTTTAAGCATGTCACTTATTGAGGGCTTACAAGTTCATTCTTAGTAAACTCTAATTAAGCACTCCACGAAACAGAACATATTTGAAGACCATTCTCAGTAACTCCCACATACCAAAACTCATAatactaaatatatatatttattatttaacaATCTCAAATTTACCAACACTCATAGAACTTGATATCCACCTTGAGCCTGAAGTAGACTTCACCTTCATATGAATCCGTGTCTATGGTTGCAACTCCCCGGTGCATGAAAAAGTCTCCAGTGCCACCGACGACGGATATGTCCCTATATTTAATCATAATGGGGTCGGCTCCGATGAAATTTATTGTGCCTTGGTAGTCTGTGCTGtttaaagaaaatgagaagCCAAGCCAAGAAGTGAATGTGTTCTTTGTATCATATATGTACATTCCTTGTGCCCTGCCAATAGGCTTCGAGTGCAGGTTGTTGTCGAGGGTA includes the following:
- the LOC126598452 gene encoding disease resistance response protein 206-like encodes the protein MVARSSSVLIFFFVFLAISSAFPKNKDKYKPCKHLVLFFHDIIYNGKNAANATSAIVAAPQGSNLTILAPNFHFGNIAVFDDPITLDNNLHSKPIGRAQGMYIYDTKNTFTSWLGFSFSLNSTDYQGTINFIGADPIMIKYRDISVVGGTGDFFMHRGVATIDTDSYEGEVYFRLKVDIKFYECW